From a single Flavobacterium sp. genomic region:
- a CDS encoding VTT domain-containing protein, whose protein sequence is MLFAIGVIAASTGQLSMSIIIPLLIIAALLGDNLNYFVGNKFGELIKEKKKILFLKKKYITHTETFLKKNGGKAIIMARFISVLRTIAPFVAGAGSMLYYKYIFYCIIGAGIWVTSLTFLGYFLGQVIWMKENFDLVILLITLVSVSPVIIKLIKKKYSKK, encoded by the coding sequence TTGCTTTTTGCGATTGGTGTAATTGCTGCTTCTACTGGACAATTAAGTATGTCAATTATAATTCCACTATTGATTATTGCAGCGCTTCTTGGAGATAATTTAAATTACTTCGTAGGAAATAAATTTGGAGAGTTAATAAAAGAGAAAAAGAAAATTCTATTTCTAAAAAAAAAATACATAACACATACTGAAACTTTTTTAAAAAAAAATGGCGGTAAAGCAATAATTATGGCGCGCTTTATATCCGTTCTTAGAACTATAGCTCCCTTTGTCGCTGGAGCTGGAAGTATGCTTTACTATAAATATATTTTTTATTGTATTATTGGTGCAGGCATTTGGGTAACAAGTTTAACCTTTTTAGGTTATTTTTTAGGACAAGTTATTTGGATGAAAGAAAATTTTGATTTGGTTATTTTATTAATAACACTTGTATCTGTATCGCCAGTTATCATTAAGTTAATAAAAAAGAAATATTCTAAGAAATAA
- a CDS encoding VTT domain-containing protein, with translation MELVTFLLEFLKDPLTVIQALIQEYDNLIYFILFMVVFVETGFVIMPLLPGDSMLFAIGVIAATTGQLSMTIIIPLLIVAALLGDNLNYFVGHKFGELIKEKKKILFLKKEYITQTEHFFEKNGGKAVIMARFVPIVRTIAPFVAGAGSMQYYRYIFYCITGAIIWVTSITFLGYFLGQVPWVKANFEKVVLSIIIISVLPIIIKLFKKKKVTEA, from the coding sequence ATGGAATTAGTAACCTTTTTATTAGAATTTTTAAAAGACCCATTAACTGTAATTCAAGCATTAATTCAGGAATATGACAATCTGATTTATTTCATTTTATTTATGGTTGTTTTCGTAGAAACCGGATTTGTTATTATGCCTTTATTACCAGGCGACTCGATGCTTTTTGCTATTGGAGTAATCGCAGCAACAACAGGACAATTAAGCATGACTATTATTATACCGTTGCTAATTGTGGCCGCCTTATTAGGAGATAATCTTAATTATTTTGTTGGACATAAATTTGGAGAATTAATCAAAGAGAAAAAGAAAATTCTATTTCTAAAAAAAGAATACATCACCCAAACAGAACACTTCTTTGAAAAAAATGGAGGAAAAGCGGTTATTATGGCACGTTTTGTTCCTATCGTTCGTACTATTGCTCCTTTTGTAGCTGGAGCTGGAAGTATGCAATACTACAGATACATATTTTATTGTATTACAGGCGCAATTATCTGGGTAACTAGTATTACTTTCTTAGGATACTTCTTAGGACAAGTGCCTTGGGTAAAAGCAAACTTTGAAAAAGTAGTTTTATCCATTATCATAATTTCTGTTTTACCAATAATTATTAAACTTTTTAAAAAGAAGAAAGTAACAGAAGCATAA
- a CDS encoding antibiotic biosynthesis monooxygenase, with product MYYAVIFTSTRTEVEAGYAEMAIKMVELAKAQPGYIGMESARSEIGITVSYWESLEAIKNWKANMEHLEAQEKGKTTWYKNYKVRIAKVEREYEF from the coding sequence ATGTACTACGCAGTAATTTTTACCTCTACCAGAACCGAAGTGGAAGCAGGTTATGCCGAAATGGCAATTAAAATGGTGGAATTAGCCAAAGCCCAACCCGGATATATAGGTATGGAAAGCGCTCGAAGCGAAATTGGAATTACCGTTTCGTATTGGGAAAGCTTGGAAGCCATAAAAAACTGGAAAGCCAATATGGAACATCTAGAAGCACAAGAAAAAGGTAAAACTACTTGGTACAAAAATTACAAAGTAAGAATTGCTAAAGTGGAGAGGGAATATGAGTTTTAA
- a CDS encoding 2,3,4,5-tetrahydropyridine-2,6-dicarboxylate N-succinyltransferase, with protein MINLQATIEQAWENRALLQEEPTQKAIKEVIELLDSGKLRVAEPIENGWQVNEWVKKAVVMYFPIQKMETWESGIFEYHDKMLLKRNYAEKGIRVVPNAVARYGAYISSGVILMPSYVNIGAYVDEGTMVDTWATVGSCAQIGKHVHLSGGVGIGGVLEPLQAAPVIIEDGAFVGSRCIVVEGVHVGKEAVLGANVCLTGSTKIIDVTGDEPIEYKGVVPARSVVIPGSYTKKFPAGDYQVPCAIIIGQRKPSTDLKTSLNDALREYNVAV; from the coding sequence ATGATAAATTTACAAGCAACAATAGAGCAAGCATGGGAAAATCGTGCTTTATTACAAGAAGAACCTACACAAAAAGCTATAAAAGAAGTTATCGAATTATTAGATAGCGGAAAACTTCGTGTTGCTGAACCAATTGAAAATGGCTGGCAAGTAAACGAATGGGTTAAAAAAGCAGTAGTAATGTACTTCCCAATTCAAAAAATGGAAACTTGGGAATCAGGTATTTTTGAATATCATGACAAAATGTTGTTGAAACGCAATTATGCAGAAAAAGGAATTCGTGTAGTTCCAAATGCAGTGGCAAGATATGGTGCATACATTTCTTCGGGAGTAATTTTAATGCCAAGTTATGTAAATATTGGCGCTTATGTTGATGAAGGTACGATGGTAGATACATGGGCAACAGTAGGAAGTTGTGCGCAAATTGGAAAACATGTACATTTGAGTGGAGGTGTTGGAATTGGAGGAGTTTTAGAACCTTTACAGGCCGCTCCCGTAATTATCGAAGATGGTGCTTTCGTTGGTTCAAGATGTATTGTGGTGGAAGGTGTTCACGTAGGAAAAGAAGCGGTTTTAGGTGCGAATGTATGTTTGACAGGTTCTACCAAAATTATTGATGTTACAGGCGATGAGCCAATAGAATACAAAGGTGTTGTTCCGGCTCGCTCGGTAGTAATTCCAGGAAGTTATACGAAAAAATTCCCAGCGGGAGATTATCAAGTACCTTGTGCCATCATCATTGGACAAAGAAAACCTTCAACAGACTTGAAGACTTCTTTAAATGATGCTTTGAGAGAATATAATGTAGCGGTATAA
- a CDS encoding DUF349 domain-containing protein codes for MSEATHDNLHNADGQDQMEQLDDVTIISQSVLEEIDNSNAEENEDESIKEKHEIPVLEYDSMSMEALTDELEKLVENEKVMAIKDHVEGIRKAFSDKYHHFIEEKKEEFLAQNSEEGLDFEYHFPLKNKFDGIYNAYKASKAKHFKQLQNNLEQNFAVREGLIDELKNLIDSGDSNIGDMFKKINDIRERWKNAGAIPRDKYNILWNNYHFHTERFYDIMNLDKEARDIDLKHNLEQKQQIILKATALLNEEDVMKAFRELQLLHRVWKEEIGPVDREHREAIWNEFSEITKQMHDKREGLFAIARGKETDNLALKNEIISQIEALGTEKIDSHSGWQGQIKKMEALRETFFKAGKVPAEVTEETWAKFKNSVRAFNAHKNVFYKDIKNEQHDNLTKKLELVEKAKSLKESTDFGVTTPIMKKIQDDWKKIGHVPRKYSDSIWKDFKDACNAYFDRMHEAKNAETGEEVEAFEKKKAFLEELKDFTLSGEHKADLEAIKAHIATWKTYGRVPFNRRHIEGKFNKILDALFEKLSMSKKDTEMMRFSNRLEQMSDNDDKRALEQEQFFIRKKIDEVQSEIFQLENNIQFISSSSKGENPFIKEVQKSIERHKDELKLWKEKLQQIKNM; via the coding sequence ATGTCAGAAGCAACACATGATAACCTGCACAACGCAGATGGACAAGACCAAATGGAACAATTAGATGATGTTACCATTATTAGTCAATCGGTATTAGAGGAAATAGACAATTCTAATGCAGAAGAAAACGAAGATGAATCGATAAAAGAAAAGCACGAAATTCCAGTATTGGAGTACGATTCAATGTCGATGGAAGCCTTAACCGATGAACTAGAAAAATTGGTGGAAAACGAAAAAGTAATGGCAATTAAAGACCATGTAGAAGGCATTAGAAAAGCTTTTTCGGACAAATACCATCATTTTATTGAAGAGAAAAAAGAGGAATTCTTAGCACAAAATAGCGAAGAAGGATTAGATTTTGAATATCATTTCCCATTAAAAAACAAGTTTGATGGTATTTACAACGCTTACAAAGCAAGCAAAGCCAAACATTTCAAACAATTACAAAACAATTTAGAGCAAAATTTCGCAGTTCGTGAAGGCTTAATCGACGAGTTAAAAAACTTAATCGATTCGGGTGATTCTAACATAGGAGATATGTTCAAAAAAATAAATGATATTCGCGAACGTTGGAAAAATGCGGGGGCGATTCCAAGAGATAAATACAACATCTTGTGGAATAATTATCATTTTCATACGGAGCGTTTTTACGACATTATGAACTTAGACAAAGAAGCGCGTGATATAGATTTGAAACACAATTTAGAGCAAAAACAACAAATTATACTGAAAGCTACAGCCCTATTAAATGAGGAAGATGTAATGAAAGCTTTCCGTGAATTACAATTGTTACACCGCGTTTGGAAAGAAGAAATTGGTCCAGTTGATCGTGAACATAGAGAAGCAATTTGGAATGAATTCAGTGAAATTACCAAACAAATGCACGACAAAAGAGAAGGTTTGTTTGCAATTGCAAGAGGTAAAGAAACTGATAACTTAGCGCTTAAAAACGAAATCATTTCGCAAATTGAAGCTTTGGGAACCGAGAAAATCGATTCGCACAGTGGATGGCAAGGTCAAATTAAGAAAATGGAAGCATTACGCGAAACATTCTTTAAAGCAGGGAAAGTTCCAGCAGAAGTAACTGAGGAAACTTGGGCTAAATTTAAAAATTCGGTTAGAGCGTTTAATGCACACAAAAACGTTTTCTATAAAGATATTAAAAACGAGCAACACGATAATTTAACTAAAAAATTGGAGTTAGTTGAAAAAGCAAAATCGTTAAAAGAAAGTACTGATTTCGGTGTAACTACCCCAATTATGAAGAAAATTCAGGACGATTGGAAAAAAATTGGTCATGTACCTCGTAAATATTCAGATAGCATTTGGAAAGACTTTAAAGATGCGTGTAATGCGTATTTTGACCGAATGCACGAAGCTAAAAATGCTGAAACGGGTGAAGAAGTAGAAGCTTTTGAAAAGAAAAAAGCGTTTTTAGAAGAGTTGAAAGATTTTACCCTTTCGGGAGAACATAAAGCCGATTTAGAAGCGATAAAAGCGCACATTGCTACCTGGAAAACATATGGTAGAGTGCCGTTTAACCGCAGACACATCGAAGGAAAATTCAATAAAATTTTAGATGCCTTGTTTGAAAAATTAAGTATGTCAAAAAAAGATACTGAAATGATGCGTTTTAGCAACCGTTTAGAGCAAATGAGCGACAACGACGACAAACGTGCCTTAGAACAAGAGCAATTCTTTATTAGAAAGAAAATCGACGAAGTACAAAGCGAAATTTTCCAATTAGAGAACAACATTCAGTTTATTAGCAGTAGTTCAAAAGGTGAAAATCCTTTTATTAAAGAAGTTCAAAAAAGTATCGAACGCCATAAAGACGAATTGAAATTGTGGAAAGAGAAGCTACAGCAAATTAAAAATATGTAA
- a CDS encoding LTA synthase family protein — protein MSNYFSSVKLFFNRFFIVLFVYQICRLLFYFFNKNAFENISAKGFLGGIHFDLSAIAYINLVFALLHFIPGNFKYKPNYQKYLKIGFFIVNLIFILTNFVDFEYYKFTGRRSTFGMITASGMENEIGGLIFSFLVEFWHLPLLAILLGFGFWKMIANLKSASEQSANWSQIAKQSGIFIVLMGFVFLLGRGGFQKKPLRIVDAVNYGSINQSAIVLNTPFCILKTIGKKETLESPKYFSETELNQIFNPITEITSSENPNKKNVVIIILESFGRENIQRGQTPFLDGLIEKSLFFENGFANGKLSIDAVPSTLSSIPSLMNNSLITSSYSINEVYGLPKILKANGYQTAFFHGAFNGSQNFDQYCKVAGFDTYYGKNEYVGPEAFDGRWGIFDEEFMQYFSAKMTEFKQPFFSTIFTISSHNPYIIPEKYKGKFPKGTTKIHESIAYADNALKRFFETASKEDWYKNTLFVITSDHTSSEPTEKKFKTNVGKFRVPILFFDPSNPSIVGKNQKNLQQIDIMPSIIDYLNIKSKMITYGKSYLSEKDFVVYYLDNIYHYISGDYYLAFDGKKSLAMYNFKKDELLKTNLIKTEKAKATEMETFIKAYIQSFNERMIGNKLTLQ, from the coding sequence ATGTCAAACTATTTTAGCAGTGTAAAACTATTTTTCAATCGTTTTTTTATTGTTCTTTTTGTTTACCAAATCTGTCGTTTGTTATTTTACTTTTTTAATAAAAATGCCTTTGAAAACATTTCAGCTAAAGGTTTTTTAGGTGGTATTCATTTTGATTTATCGGCAATTGCATACATTAATTTAGTTTTTGCGCTTCTACATTTTATTCCAGGTAATTTTAAATACAAACCCAACTATCAAAAGTATTTGAAAATTGGATTTTTCATCGTGAATCTCATCTTCATCTTAACCAATTTTGTTGATTTCGAATATTATAAATTCACCGGAAGAAGAAGTACTTTTGGCATGATTACAGCAAGCGGAATGGAAAATGAAATTGGCGGCTTAATTTTTTCTTTTTTAGTTGAGTTTTGGCATTTGCCGTTATTAGCAATTCTTTTGGGTTTTGGGTTTTGGAAAATGATTGCTAATCTAAAATCAGCAAGCGAACAAAGTGCAAACTGGTCACAAATTGCAAAACAATCAGGAATATTTATTGTTTTAATGGGTTTTGTTTTCTTGTTAGGTCGTGGTGGTTTTCAGAAAAAACCATTGCGAATTGTTGATGCTGTGAATTATGGATCGATTAATCAATCGGCAATTGTATTGAATACGCCTTTTTGTATTCTAAAAACTATTGGTAAAAAAGAAACATTAGAATCACCAAAATATTTTTCAGAAACGGAATTAAACCAAATTTTCAATCCAATTACCGAAATTACATCAAGCGAAAATCCAAATAAAAAAAATGTAGTTATCATTATTTTAGAAAGTTTCGGAAGAGAAAATATTCAACGTGGACAAACCCCTTTTTTAGATGGATTAATTGAAAAATCGCTGTTTTTCGAAAATGGCTTTGCCAATGGAAAACTATCTATTGACGCGGTTCCTTCTACCCTTTCAAGTATTCCGAGTTTGATGAACAATTCGTTAATTACATCAAGTTATTCTATTAATGAAGTATATGGTTTGCCAAAAATTTTAAAAGCAAATGGTTATCAAACCGCTTTTTTTCATGGTGCTTTTAACGGAAGTCAGAATTTTGACCAATATTGTAAAGTTGCTGGTTTTGATACTTATTATGGGAAAAATGAATATGTAGGTCCGGAAGCTTTTGATGGAAGATGGGGGATTTTTGATGAAGAATTTATGCAGTATTTTTCGGCTAAAATGACCGAATTTAAACAACCTTTTTTTAGTACAATTTTCACCATTTCATCTCATAATCCGTACATTATTCCTGAAAAATACAAAGGAAAATTTCCAAAAGGAACTACAAAAATTCATGAAAGTATTGCCTATGCTGACAATGCACTAAAGCGCTTTTTTGAAACAGCTTCAAAGGAAGATTGGTATAAAAATACCTTATTCGTAATTACTTCCGACCATACTTCTTCGGAACCAACAGAGAAAAAATTCAAAACAAATGTTGGAAAATTCAGAGTGCCAATCTTATTTTTCGATCCGTCAAATCCATCAATTGTAGGAAAAAATCAGAAAAATTTACAGCAAATTGACATTATGCCTTCGATAATTGATTATTTGAATATAAAAAGTAAAATGATCACCTATGGAAAATCTTATCTGTCTGAAAAAGATTTTGTAGTGTATTATTTAGATAACATTTACCATTACATTTCAGGCGATTATTACTTAGCTTTCGACGGAAAAAAATCGTTAGCAATGTATAATTTTAAGAAAGATGAATTGCTAAAAACCAATTTAATCAAAACCGAAAAAGCAAAAGCTACCGAAATGGAAACGTTTATTAAAGCCTATATCCAATCCTTTAATGAACGAATGATTGGTAACAAACTAACGCTTCAATAA
- the ruvX gene encoding Holliday junction resolvase RuvX, with protein sequence MPRILAIDYGIKRTGIAVTDEMQMIAFGLTTIPSETAIAFLKDYFSKEKVACVIVGEPKQMDGTPSQSAEIINAFVVKFKTAFPEIQVDRVDERFTSKMAFQTMIDSGLKKKQRQNKALVDEIAATIMLQDYLHYKK encoded by the coding sequence ATGCCAAGAATTTTAGCTATAGATTACGGAATCAAACGAACAGGTATTGCTGTAACCGATGAAATGCAAATGATAGCTTTTGGGCTCACTACAATTCCATCTGAAACTGCAATAGCTTTTTTAAAAGACTATTTTTCAAAAGAAAAAGTAGCCTGCGTAATCGTTGGTGAACCGAAACAAATGGATGGAACGCCTTCACAGAGTGCTGAAATTATCAATGCCTTTGTAGTAAAATTTAAAACAGCTTTTCCTGAAATTCAGGTAGATAGAGTAGACGAGCGTTTTACCTCTAAAATGGCATTTCAAACCATGATTGATAGCGGTTTAAAAAAGAAACAACGTCAAAATAAAGCTTTAGTAGACGAAATTGCCGCAACAATTATGTTGCAAGATTATTTACATTATAAAAAATAG
- the def gene encoding peptide deformylase yields MILPIYGYGEPVLRKVCEDITTEYPNLKETIANMYDTMYHAHGVGLAAPQVGLPIRLFIVDTEPFSDSDDVSKEEAALMKDFKKTFINAKIIKEEGDVWGFNEGCLSIPDVREDVFRHDTITIEYFDEDFNKKTEVYDGLIARVIQHEYDHIEGILFTDHLSMLKKKLIGKKLQNIMDGKARPDYKMKYVNKKGR; encoded by the coding sequence ATGATTTTACCAATATACGGATACGGAGAACCAGTTTTACGAAAAGTTTGTGAGGACATTACTACTGAATATCCGAATCTAAAAGAAACAATAGCTAATATGTATGATACAATGTATCACGCACATGGTGTTGGTTTGGCTGCTCCACAAGTTGGTTTGCCAATTCGTTTGTTTATTGTTGATACCGAACCTTTTAGTGATAGCGATGACGTTTCTAAAGAAGAAGCGGCTTTAATGAAAGATTTCAAGAAAACGTTCATTAACGCAAAAATCATCAAAGAAGAAGGTGATGTTTGGGGATTTAATGAAGGTTGTTTGAGTATTCCAGATGTGCGTGAGGATGTTTTTCGTCATGACACCATTACTATTGAATATTTTGATGAGGATTTCAATAAAAAAACAGAAGTGTATGATGGGTTAATTGCTCGTGTTATCCAACATGAGTATGATCATATTGAAGGAATTTTATTTACCGATCATTTATCCATGTTGAAAAAGAAGTTAATTGGGAAAAAATTGCAAAACATTATGGATGGTAAAGCAAGACCCGATTATAAAATGAAATATGTAAACAAAAAAGGGCGTTAA
- the mazG gene encoding nucleoside triphosphate pyrophosphohydrolase — MNTRQQQLQAFNRLLDIMDDLREKCPWDKKQTLESLRHLTIEETYELGDAILDNDLEEIKKELGDVLLHIVFYAKIGSETNAFDIGDVANSICDKLIDRHPHIYGDVVVADEEEVKQNWEKLKLKEGKKSVLEGVPKSLPALVKASRIQDKVKGVGFDWEEPHQVWDKVQEELNELQVEVQSGNQDKIEAEFGDVLFSMINYARFLKVNPEDALERTNKKFIKRFQYLESKATELGKPLMDMTLAEMDVFWEEAKKL, encoded by the coding sequence ATGAACACACGCCAACAACAACTACAAGCTTTCAACCGCCTTTTAGACATTATGGACGATTTACGCGAAAAATGTCCGTGGGATAAAAAGCAAACACTCGAAAGTTTACGTCATTTAACGATTGAAGAAACCTATGAATTAGGCGATGCTATTTTGGACAATGATTTGGAAGAAATCAAGAAAGAGTTGGGCGACGTTTTGTTACACATTGTGTTCTATGCAAAAATAGGTAGCGAAACCAATGCGTTTGATATTGGCGATGTAGCAAATTCCATTTGTGATAAATTAATCGATCGTCACCCGCATATTTATGGCGATGTGGTAGTGGCTGACGAAGAAGAAGTAAAGCAAAATTGGGAAAAACTAAAACTGAAAGAAGGTAAGAAATCAGTTTTGGAAGGTGTACCAAAAAGTTTACCAGCATTAGTAAAAGCCAGTCGCATACAAGATAAAGTAAAAGGCGTTGGATTTGATTGGGAAGAACCGCATCAAGTGTGGGACAAAGTACAAGAGGAACTAAACGAACTACAAGTTGAAGTGCAATCAGGCAACCAAGATAAAATAGAAGCCGAATTTGGCGATGTTTTGTTCTCCATGATAAACTACGCAAGATTCCTAAAAGTAAACCCTGAAGATGCCTTAGAACGCACCAATAAAAAATTCATCAAGCGTTTCCAATATTTAGAAAGTAAAGCCACCGAATTAGGCAAACCTTTAATGGATATGACGTTGGCCGAAATGGATGTTTTTTGGGAAGAAGCGAAGAAGTTGTAG
- a CDS encoding shikimate dehydrogenase family protein, with the protein MKKKTKKQLKFGLIGRNISYSFSKKYFNEKFEIGHFDNCEYKNYDIECSKEFPKVITEIKGLCGLNVTIPYKEEIIPYLDKLSKTAEKIGAVNCITISKKKKLKGYNTDYYGFKKSIKPLLKDHHKKALILGTGGASKAIAYALRSLKIEYDFVSRNADEFLYKYDELDASIFEEYTIIINTTPVGTHPNVDDCPNIDYSLFTKKHIAYDLIYNPEETAFLRKAKAQGAMTKNGYEMLVLQAEKAWKIWNE; encoded by the coding sequence ATGAAAAAGAAAACAAAAAAACAGTTAAAATTTGGCTTAATTGGCCGAAACATTAGCTATTCTTTTTCAAAAAAGTATTTCAATGAGAAGTTTGAAATTGGTCATTTCGACAATTGCGAATACAAAAATTATGATATTGAATGCAGTAAAGAGTTCCCAAAAGTAATTACTGAAATTAAAGGGTTATGCGGTTTAAATGTAACCATTCCGTACAAAGAAGAGATTATTCCGTATTTGGATAAATTATCAAAAACTGCTGAGAAAATTGGTGCGGTTAATTGCATTACAATTTCTAAAAAGAAAAAACTAAAAGGATATAATACCGATTATTACGGATTTAAAAAATCGATAAAACCTTTATTGAAAGACCATCACAAAAAAGCATTAATTTTAGGAACAGGTGGCGCTAGTAAAGCCATTGCTTACGCCTTAAGAAGCTTAAAAATTGAATATGATTTTGTTTCTAGAAACGCAGATGAATTTCTATACAAATACGATGAATTAGACGCTTCAATTTTCGAAGAATATACAATTATCATCAACACTACACCAGTTGGAACACATCCTAATGTAGACGATTGTCCAAACATAGATTACAGTTTATTTACCAAAAAACATATTGCTTACGACTTAATTTACAATCCAGAAGAAACCGCATTTTTAAGAAAAGCCAAAGCGCAAGGCGCCATGACTAAAAATGGTTACGAAATGTTAGTTTTACAGGCAGAAAAGGCTTGGAAGATATGGAATGAGTAG
- a CDS encoding glycosyltransferase family 2 protein yields MAISGLVITFNEEKNIGKCIDALFKVCNEVIIVDSLSSDNTVKIAEEKGAKVISQKFLGDGPQRTHGLPFCSNDWILNLDADEFLDTDATDFILKGKYLDGNYDAFSFRVKNFLKDELIDFSGWYPDHKVRFFNKKTAKPSEAKVHQKIITTNEKKVAVHILHYGWDSFEQIVAKKNQYSTWHAQQLFDQGKRVTAIKPVINGLTAFFRCYFLKKGIFNGIDGITIALIQGFFSHMKYAKLLKLQREEKLLKR; encoded by the coding sequence GTTTGGTAATCACCTTTAACGAGGAAAAAAATATTGGTAAATGTATTGATGCACTTTTTAAAGTGTGTAATGAAGTTATTATAGTAGATTCGTTAAGCTCTGATAATACAGTTAAAATTGCTGAAGAAAAAGGAGCTAAGGTAATTTCTCAAAAGTTCCTTGGCGATGGTCCTCAACGTACGCATGGATTACCTTTTTGTTCAAATGATTGGATTTTAAATTTAGATGCCGATGAGTTTTTGGACACAGATGCTACTGACTTTATCTTAAAAGGAAAATATTTAGATGGAAATTATGATGCTTTTTCGTTTCGAGTTAAAAACTTTTTAAAAGATGAATTAATTGATTTTTCAGGTTGGTATCCCGATCATAAAGTGCGTTTTTTTAATAAAAAAACAGCAAAGCCTTCAGAAGCAAAAGTGCATCAAAAAATTATTACTACGAATGAAAAAAAAGTAGCAGTTCATATTTTACACTATGGCTGGGATTCGTTTGAGCAAATTGTAGCCAAGAAAAATCAGTATTCCACTTGGCATGCCCAACAACTTTTTGATCAAGGAAAAAGAGTTACTGCAATAAAACCTGTAATTAATGGTTTAACCGCTTTTTTTCGTTGTTATTTTCTTAAAAAAGGAATTTTCAATGGAATTGACGGTATCACAATCGCATTAATTCAAGGCTTTTTTTCACACATGAAATACGCTAAATTATTAAAATTGCAACGCGAAGAAAAATTATTGAAGCGTTAG
- a CDS encoding DUF5606 domain-containing protein, protein MSIQKILAVSGKPGLYELKIQTRTGFVAESLLDGKKITVGMRANVSLLSEIAVYTYSEEVRLAEVLKAIATKENDGLAMSHKEDDAKLKAYFREILPEFDEDRVYTSDIKKILNWYNLLQPKGFVSLEALSKEVKEEETPAAE, encoded by the coding sequence ATGAGTATTCAAAAAATATTAGCAGTTTCTGGAAAACCAGGATTATATGAATTAAAAATTCAAACACGTACCGGATTTGTTGCTGAATCTTTATTAGATGGCAAAAAAATAACGGTAGGAATGAGAGCCAATGTAAGTTTGTTGTCAGAAATTGCAGTGTACACCTATTCTGAAGAAGTGCGTTTAGCAGAAGTATTAAAAGCTATTGCTACGAAAGAAAACGACGGTTTGGCGATGTCTCACAAAGAAGACGATGCGAAATTAAAAGCTTATTTCAGAGAAATTTTACCAGAATTTGATGAAGACAGAGTATATACGTCTGACATCAAGAAAATCTTAAATTGGTACAATTTGTTACAACCTAAAGGTTTCGTTTCATTAGAAGCGTTATCTAAAGAAGTAAAAGAAGAAGAAACTCCAGCAGCTGAATAA